The Populus nigra chromosome 14, ddPopNigr1.1, whole genome shotgun sequence genome has a segment encoding these proteins:
- the LOC133672354 gene encoding cysteine-rich repeat secretory protein 38-like, whose product MSFSNFASFLCLLAFSLLVHTGFGADPLFHFCSTPENFTANGPYESNLNKLTSFLYYQAPRTGFGMGSKGQKPVQAYGLALCRGDASTSDCKTCVVEAGSEIRKRCPYNKAAIIWYDNCLLKYSNKGFFGQIDNGNKFYMWNVNAVSEPVPFNEKTKELLTQLANKAQATPKLYATGGMELGESTKLYGLVQCTRDLSRAVCKKCLDGIIGELPSCCDGKEGGRVVSGSCNFRYEIYPFVNA is encoded by the coding sequence ATGTCTTTCTCCAACTTCGCCTCCTTTCTATGTCTATTAGCCTTTTCTCTCCTTGTCCACACTGGTTTTGGAGCTGACCCACTTTTCCATTTCTGTTCAACTCCTGAGAACTTCACTGCCAATGGCCCATATGAATCCAACCTAAACAAGCTTACTAGTTTCCTCTACTATCAAGCCCCTCGTACAGGTTTTGGTATGGGTTCAAAAGGCCAGAAACCGGTCCAAGCATATGGGCTCGCTCTCTGTAGAGGTGACGCCTCAACCTCAGATTGCAAGACCTGTGTTGTTGAGGCAGGCAGTGAGATTCGAAAGCGCTGTCCATACAATAAAGCGGCCATCATTTGGTATGATAACTGTCTTTTGAAGTACTCAAACAAAGGATTCTTTGGCCAAATTGATAATGGAAACAAGTTCTATATGTGGAACGTGAATGCTGTAAGCGAGCCAGTTCCATTCAATGAAAAGACCAAAGAGCTTTTGACCCAGCTTGCCAATAAAGCTCAAGCAACCCCCAAGTTGTACGCAACAGGAGGGATGGAGCTAGGAGAATCAACCAAGCTATATGGCTTGGTCCAGTGCACTCGGGATCTTTCTAGGGCTGTTTGTAAGAAATGCCTCGATGGTATAATCGGTGAACTTCCAAGCTGCTGTGACGGGAAAGAAGGTGGCAGAGTTGTCAGTGGGAGTTGCAATTTCAGATATGAAATATACCCTTTTGTCAATGCTTAA
- the LOC133673496 gene encoding cysteine-rich repeat secretory protein 38-like, which yields MSSSRFTSSLYLLTLSLLLQNVLGVDPLYSSCSGNEKSTANYGSYKTSLDVLMSSFYQLAPAKEGFALGSLGQKNLDRPYGLVLCRGDVSSSDCSACVADATREIRKRCPYGKRGFIAYDNCLLKYSNKDFFGQIDSQNKIYLYNVRNVSNPVVFNQKTKDLLSQLANKAYIARKMYAAGELGLGGSKKLYGMAQCTRDLSSVDCKKCLNGAISELQGFAGGKEGGRVTGGSCTVRYEIYPFVKA from the coding sequence ATGTCTTCCTCCAGATTCACCTCCTCTCTCTACCTTCTAACTCTCTCTCTACTTCTCCAAAATGTTCTTGGAGTTGACCCTCTATACAGTAGCTGTTCAGGCAACGAGAAATCAACTGCTAATTATGGCTCTTACAAAACAAGCTTGGACGTTCTAATGAGTTCTTTCTACCAACTTGCACCAGCTAAGGAAGGCTTTGCCCTTGGTTCTTTAGGTCAGAAAAACCTAGACCGACCATATGGGCTCGTTCTTTGCAGAGGAGATGTCTCATCCTCAGACTGCAGTGCCTGTGTTGCTGATGCAACCAGGGAGATCCGCAAGCGCTGCCCATACGGTAAAAGGGGATTCATAGCTTACGATAACTGTCTACTGAAGTATTCAAACAAGGACTTCTTTGGCCAGATTGACAGCCAAAACAAGATCTACTTGTATAACGTGCGAAATGTGAGCAATCCAGTGGTATTTAATCAGAAGACAAAGGACTTGTTGAGCCAACTGGCAAACAAGGCTTATATCGCAAGGAAAATGTATGCCGCTGGAGAGTTGGGCCTTGGGGGATCGAAGAAACTTTACGGAATGGCTCAATGCACAAGGGATCTCTCTAGTGTTGATTGTAAGAAGTGTCTTAATGGTGCTATAAGTGAGCTTCAAGGTTTTGCTGGTGGAAAAGAAGGGGGTAGGGTTACCGGTGGGAGTTGTACGGTTAGATATGAGATTTATCCATTTGTCAAAGCTTAA
- the LOC133672894 gene encoding uclacyanin 1-like, producing MVRTFTSLALMAMMLRLSMAANYTVGGPNGGWDATTNLQAWAASNKFLVGDNLIFQYGLVHDVNEVSKADYDSCQITSPLKSYSGGTTVIPLSSPGKRYFTCATPGHCAGGMKLEIDTLATSTPPLASPLTPPPASPSLPSPPTTSTLPPASTDIPPASSPPPEIFNLSPSQSPEMTPTMSPSAPRTSPLTSPTPSPATAPSIDGFMKTPLASSASKESLQSSLTMGISLVIMMILLAI from the exons ATGGTGAGAACATTCACCAGCTTGGCCCTTATGGCCATGATGCTAAGATTGTCCATGGCTGCTAATTATACTGTCGGTGGTCCAAATGGTGGATGGGATGCAACCACAAACCTGCAAGCTTGGGCAGCATCAAATAAATTCTTAGTTGGAGATAACCTCA TCTTCCAGTATGGACTCGTGCATGATGTGAATGAAGTTTCAAAGGCAGACTATGACTCCTGCCAGATAACTAGCCCACTAAAGTCATACAGTGGTGGCACAACAGTCATCCCTCTTTCTTCTCCTGGCAAGAGATACTTCACCTGTGCAACACCAGGACATTGTGCCGGAGGTATGAAGCTTGAAATAGACACTCTTGCAACTTCTACCCCACCACTGGCCTCTCCCTTAACCCCGCCACCAGCTTCACCAAGCCTTCCATCACCTCCAACTACTTCGACTCTACCACCTGCTTCCACCGACATTCCTCCCGCTTCCTCTCCACCTCCAGAAATTTTTAATCTCTCACCATCACAATCACCAGAAATGACTCCAACAATGTCTCCTTCAGCCCCGCGTACCTCGCCATTGACCAGTCCTACACCATCTCCTGCAACTGCCCCTTCTATAGATGGTTTTATGAAAACACCTCTCGCGTCATCAGCTAGCAAAGAAAGTTTGCAAAGCAGTCTCACAATGGGAATCAGCCTAGTTATCATGATGATACTTCTAGCTATCTAA